CTAGGTTTGTGGTCTTTTCTTCTTAGGTATGATCATAAATGCTGTAGGATGCAAAGGCTGCTGCAATAAGGAGTGATAACAATCTTAATAAGAAAGGAAACTGATATGGCTAAGTACAAGTTGCAAGAGTTGAATGATTTGCGTGATGAAGGCAAGCGCAGAGTTTATCCCAAGATGGTGACCAACCGTACACTATCCCGAAAAGAGTTCGTCAAGATGATGCAGAACTACCATCGCGGTATTTCGGAAAGTACCACGGAGGCTGTATTGACCGATGTGGTTGATATGCTGACAGACATGCTCTCCATGGGGTACAACGTGAATCTGGAAGGTTTCGGCACCTTCTCCCTCTCCCTCGCTTTCGAGGATGAGAAGCCTAGGGAAATTCTGAATCCAGATGATAAGATGACGTACCGCAAGGTGGGTGTGAAGGACATCAACTTCAAGGCGTCTCCTGAGTTTATCAAGGAGGTGAAGCGTGAAACCGACCGTGACCTGGAGCGTGATATGGGTGGTGTAAAGGTTATCCGTAAGCAGCTCTATTCCAAAGAAGAGCGCATCGCCCGTGCCCTGGAGGTGATAGAGAAGAACGGAGTCCTCACCCTAGGCGATTATGCCTCCATCAACAACCTGAGCCGTACTTCTGCCTCTATGGAACTGAAGGAGCTGACCTGTGATAAATCTTCCCCGATAGATTCACTAGGCCGCGGCAGCCATAAGGTTTGGGTGAAGAGAAAAGAATAAATGCAAATATCTTTCAGAATATTTGTTAGTTTCAATTCTTTTTCGTATTTTTGCGGTGTAATAAAAATGATAGTGTTATGACGACAATAACAAGGGAACATCTTGAAGATGAGGTACTCAAGTCGATTCAGAAGAAAGCGGAGTCGATTATGCCGAAAGATGCCAAGGTTATCCTTTTCGGGTCAAGGGCTAGAAGGGATGCTAAAGCAGATTCCGACTGGGACATCCTTGTGCTTTTGAACAAGGATAAGATAGATGAGCAGGATCATGATAATTACACCTATCCTCTTTGGGAATTGGGATGGCAAATCAATCAGATGATTCACCCGATAGTGTATTCGATGAAGGATTGGAACTGCAAAAAGGGTAGTCCCTTTTATAATAATGTAGAAGAGGAAGGGGTGATGCTATGCTAGAAAAAAAGGATAATGGTATGCCGACAGATAGCCGCTATTTTGCGCAAAAAGCAATAGATGCCGCAGATGAATTGTGGGATAAGGGCTTGATAGATGAAAATACTATTGAGCAATGGAAGCATGAACATATGAGAACGCCTTATTCTGAATAAATGCAGCGGATTGTATTAAAATAGATGTTTAATTTAATGTCCAATAATTATGGAGCAGATTACCATAGATTTTAAGAACGCTTTTGATTGTTCCAAGAAGGAAAAGTCGAAGGTTTGTCGCTCTGGCTATGTACGTTTGGTTCGTTTTATGGATGATAAGAAGCATACTAGACCACAAGTGTATGAGGGCGATTTGTTGGAGGCTATTATGGATGTAAAGAGGGGGAATGTCAAGAACTTCGATACATTGGAGGATATGATGAACTATCTGGAAGCTTAGACATGAGTATAAAATGCCTGGTTAAGAAGTAAATCATTGAACTTTTGCATGTGGTTCAAGCACGGGCTGAAGGCCCAAAAGCTCCTAGCCCAGGGCAACACCCTGGGTATTAAGATGTTGTATCCCTGCGCCCTGTAAGGGCAAAAGCCTTGAATATATGCTGCTTTATAACCGATTTTATTGTGATTTGCAAGAAACTATTTTTCTTTTAAATCATTTGCCGACTTTTCGAAATCAGCTTTGATTTCATCTAATAGTGGATTTCTGTTTTAGCATAAATGTCAATGCCATCATATTGTTTTGCTCTTTCGAGCATCTCCTCTTTATGTTTTAGGAGTTGTTTAAACTTTCTGATGTTTTCCTCCTTTGTATTGTTCTTTATTGCTTGCATAATAACCTCCTTTTTAATGTTATTGTTATTAATTTGGTGGCAAAGATAAGAAAAGTAAATGAGATATGCAAGAAAAAAGACCCAAAATTTTGTGAACCCAATTCTTTTTCGTACTTTTGCAGTTGTCTTGCTGTGGATGGCTGGCGATGAGTCGCTGGCTAGGTAAAATCCATGGCTTGGCCTATCATAATTAAGAAAGACGTTCTCTACGTTTTCTTCTGACCTATTGAAATCTGGTAAATTACAAAAGGTGTTCAGAGGGAGACAGCAGTGGGCGTCTACCCACTGTGTATATACACATGGCATAGGTGTGCCCCTTCGTCTGGAGGGGGTACGCTCTGTGCTATCATATATATACCCGCTTGGCGTAGGCTCTATTGCTTCTTATCCTTGACACCAGGGTTTTACCAGAACCTCAATAGGCAAGGATTATGCGAGTGATAGATTCCCTACGCCTTCCTTTTTGATAGCTAATCAGTTATCCTATTCCTTATCTTACGATGAGGCTGGACTAGAATCAAAATAATCTTTTAAAATCAGATGGTTTCTGCTTTCGGGAATCGGTGGAGTAATAGGATGGCAAGGCTTTGCTATGCTCCCATCGGCAACGGAAGTTATGGCAAAGAAACAGCAACTCAGCTATAAGGAAATCGAATCCCGATTAGAATCGTTTAAAACTAAAGTGGTGCCAGCCTCTGAGGTTGGCTATGAGATACTGAAGGCTTTTGGTAAAAGCGAAAAGGATGTGTCGAGATACAAGGAAGGAAAGGGTGTCTTGAAGACATTCGACGGCTTGCTTATCAAAGGCTTGTTCTGCTATCAGGCTGTAGATACTTTGCATCTTACCACCAGGTTGGAGGCATTGAAGACCGATGCTCAGGTAAAGAAGGCTGCACCAAAGATTATTGCGGTGAGCGATGGTGAAATCCTCCTTGCTTGTGATACTCGTGAGAATGATACTTACGAGCAGAAACTCGTCAAGATGCACAGCGACTTTGGCTTCTTCTATCCTTTGATGAATGTTGAGCGAGTACACACTACGGCAGAAAACCCTGCCGATGTGAAGGCTGCTGAGAAACTTGCCAAGCTGCATGATGAGATTCGTGCTTATAACGAATATAATAGTGATGACGACTTGCACGACCTCAATATCTTCATTACCCGCCTGCTCTTCTGTTTCTTTGCCGAAGACACAGGTATCTTTGCCGAAAATCTCTTTACCAACTTTATCAAGCAATTTACCAAGGAAGATGGTTCCGATCTCGGCGAGATGCTAGGTCAGGCATTCCAGGTGATGAATGTGCCAAACAAGGAGCGTTCGGAAGAACTTACCAAGGAAATCAATCAGTTTCCTTACGTGAATGGCGGTCTTTTTGCCTCTGACATTCCTATCCCAAAGATGGGTTATAAGGCTAGAAAGATTATCATCGAATGCGGCGACTTGGATTGGAAGGACATCAATCCGGATATTTTCGGTAGTATGATTCAGGCGGTGGTGAATCCTGATGTGCGTGCCAAGGAGGGTATGCACTACACCAGTGTGCCTAATATCATGAAGGTAATCAATCCGCTCTTTATGGATGATTTGAGAGGGGAATATAAGAAACTGGAAGAGTTTTACGAACAGAAGAAGAACCTGCTTGATATGAGTGCCTTGTCTCAAAATCAGTTTATTGACGAGTGCAAACCAATCATTAATGGTTGCAATAAGTTGATGGTAAGAATGAGCAAGATGAAGTTCTTTGACCCAGCTTGTGGTAGTGGTAATTTCCTGATTATCACTTATAAGCAGTTGCGCTTGCTCGAAATGGATATTCTGCATCTCCGCAAGAAATGTACGCCTGAGCAGATGCTCGACTTTATTGATGGTTCGTGCATCCGTTTGGAGCAGTTCTTTGGAATAGAACTTCTCGACTTCCCTCACGAGGTAGCCATGCTTTCGCTCTGGCTTGCTGAGCATCAGATGAACAACAAGTTTCACGCCGATTTTGGTGTGAATGTTGCTGCCTTGCCTTTGCATAATATCAACCAGATAAAATGTGGTAATGCCTGTAGAATGGATTGGGAGGTAGTATGCCCACATACCAAGGATGAAGAAGTGTTTGTATTTGGAAATCCGCCGTATTTGGGGAGTAAATTACAAACCAAGGAGCAGAAAGAAGATATAAGTTATGTCTTTGGTAAATTAAAGAATAGTAAGATACTGGATTATATCACAATTTGGTTCTATTTGGGAGCAAAATATATTCATGAATCCAAAGCCAAGTACGCTTATGTGAGTACAAACTCAATATGCCAAGGAGAACAAGTATCTGTGCTTTGGCCTCAAATTTTGAAAATGAATGAAGAAATAGCTTTTGCTTATACTTCTTTCAAATGGACCAATAATGCAAAATATAATGCCGGTGTTACTGTTGTGATTGTTGGGGTGTTCAATAAGAGTAATAATAAGAAACTATTGTTTACCTCCGACAAACAAATAGAATCTTCTGTGATAAATCCTTATTTATCTGTAGGAACAGAAACGATAGTATATAAGGATGTTCATACACCTGATGGCTATCCGAAATTATGCTTTGGCTGCATGCCTTATGATAATGGTAACTTGTTGTTTAACAAAGTTGAATATGAAGATTTTATAGCCAAATATTCATCATTCTCTAAGTATTTGCGAATGATGTATGGTTCTGAAGAATTTATAAATGGGAAGCCTAGATACTGTTTGTGGATAGACGAACAGGATGCTGATGAGGCATTGAAAAATGAAGAAATTGCAAGGCGTGTAGAAAGAACTAAAGAACTTCGGTTGGATAGTACTGATGCTGCTTGTTTGAAATTGGCAGAAAAACCTTATCAGTTTAGAGAGCATCCGATATTAGATAGAGACAAGATTATCATTCCTCGTGTATCGTCTGAAAGGCGAAAGTACATTCCTATGGGATTTTTGGACAAAGGAACTGTTATTTCAGATTCAGCTTTCGCTATCTATGACGCATCACTATGGCTCTTTGGCTTTCTTACCAGCGAGATGCACATGGTGTGGGTTAGAACAGTAGGAGGCAGATTAAAGACTGATTACAGATATTCCGCAGGTCTCTGTTACAACACTTTCCCCTTCCCATCCATCTCCGACACCAAGAAGTCTGAGATAGAAGAGGCGGCAACGAATGTGCTTCTGGCTCGTGAAAACTATCCAGAGAAGACGCTTGCAGATCTTTACGACCCGGAAAAGATGCCGGAGGATTTGCGTACTGCACATGAGGAACTGGATGCCATCGTAGAAAGCTGCTATCCTGGCGCTCCGTTCCCAAATGATGAGGCTCGATTGGAATGCCTCTTCAAACTCTATGAGAAAATGACAGCTAACAAGTAATAATTTGAATGGCTTATGAACAAGATAAATGATAATATCGTTGATATTTCGTATCAGCAAACGGGTAAATCGAGTAATACGAATGAACTCGGTATGAGAGAGATGCAAGCCAAGGCTTACGAAGTCCGCAACCATCGCTTTCTGCTTATCAAGGCGCCACCTGCATCTGGCAAGAGTCGCGCCTTGATGTTCATCGCCCTGGATAAGCTGAAGAATCAGGGCATCAAGAAGGTTGTAGTGGCTGTACCGGAAAAGAGTATCGGCCGCTCCTTCCAAAACACCGACCTGATGAAGTATGGCTTCTTCGCCGATTGGAGGGTGGCGCAACAGTATAATCTTTGCGATAATAATCTTTGCGATACTACCGACGAGAAAGTTAAGGCGGTACGCTTTAAAAATTTCTTCCATCAAGATAAAAACAATATCCTGGTTTGCGCCCATGCTACCCTCAGAAACGGCATGAAGGAAATAAGTGACGAGGAGTTTAATGATTGCCTCTTGGCGATAGATGAGTTCCATCATACTAGTGCTGATGTGAACAGCGGATTGGGCGATATTGTGCGCCGGGTGATGAATAATTCCACCGGTCATATTGTTGCCATGACGGGCAGTTACTTCCGTGGCGATGGCGTTCCGGTGTTGAGGGCAGAGGATGAGGCCCGTTTCTTCCCGGTAACCTACAACTATTATCAGCAACTCAACGGTTATCGCTATCTCAAGAACCTTGTCCTGGGCTATCACTTCTATCACGGCAGTTATCTCGACCATATCGCCGAGGTGCTGGATACTACCAAGAAGACCATCATCCATATTCCGAGTGTCAACTCCCGAGCATCCAGCGGTTTGGGTAAATACACGGAGGTGGATGAAATCATCAAGATTATCGGTAAGGTAGAGGAACGGGATTACAACAATGGCGGCATCTATCACATCAGAACCAAGGACGGCAGACTACTGAAGGTTGCCGATCTGGTGGAAGACCACGCCGAGACCCGCAATCTGGTGCAGGGATATTTGCAGCGGATAAAGAAGCGTGATGATGTAGATATTATCATCGCTCTGGGTACTGCCAAGGAAGGTTTCGACTGGCAATGGTGTGAGGAATGTCTGACCATCGGTGTGCGTGGCTCGCTGACCGAAGTGGTGCAGATTATCGGAAGATGCACCCGTGATTGCGAAGGCAAGGAAACCGCCAAGTTTGTGAACATGATAGGAATGCCTGATGCCAATCAGCCCGATGTGAAGGTGGCGGTGAACGACTTTCTGAAAGCCATTACCGCATCGCTTCTGATGGAGCAGGTGATGGCGCCTAGTTGGCATTTCAAGACGGTGAAGGATGTGGATAGTGATGAGGGTAGTCCGTTGGATGCCCGTACCCTGGTGATAGAGGGCTTGAAACCTTTGTCGAGCGAGAAGACGAAGATGATTGTAGAGGAGCAGTTGGATGATTTGAAGGCTTCTATCTTGCAAGACGAACTGGTGGTGAAAGCCATCAGCGGAAGTACTACGGCTGAAACCATCACCAAAACGCTCATTCCGAAAGTGATTCGTGAAAAGTATCCGGATTTGAGCGAGGACGAAGTGGAAGAAGTTCGTCAGCGCCTGCTGCTTGATACCCTTGTCAAGGGTGGTGAAGTGGTGGATGATAAGGGAAATCCTATCGATTTCGATGCTTCGGCAAACGATGAGGAGAAGGAGTCGGAAGGCAATCGCCTCATCAAACTGGCAAACCGAATGATTAACATCGACCAGTTGAGCATCAATCTGATTGATTCCATCAATCCTTTCCAGCGTGCTTACGAAGTGTTGTCGAAGAATGTGGATAAACAGACCCTGAAGATTATCCAGGACACGATGGCTGAACAGAAATTCGATATGACCATCGAACAGGCGATGATGCTGTTCAAGGGGCCCTATAAGCGATGGGTGGCAGAGCATGACGGTCTGCGCCCAGACATCAATGACCCTGATCCGAAGGTAAGGGAACTGGCTGCTGCATTCCAGAAACTCAAGAACCTGAAGATTCGAAAGATGATGGGATTGGAGTATGAGCCGGAAAAGTAACATTTAACATTAACATAAATGGATTGGCCAGAAGAATTATTAGAGATATTTGATGACCCCTTGTTGGCGGATGTACGTCCGAAACCGAAGGCACCGACGCCCGATGACAGGCTGGCACAGAAATTGCTTGAAATCAACAAGTGGGTGGCAGAGCATGGTAGCGAACCTACAGCTGACGGTGGCTTGAAAGAAAAGTTGCTTGCTGCATCGCTCAAGGCTCTGCGAACCAAGGCAACAGATAGCCTCAGACAGTATGATGAGTATCATCTGTTGGGATAGGCTATAGTTTTTCACCTTATTATATATAGTGATATGGATATTGATAAAGAATTAGAAGATATATTCAGCGATCCCTTGATGGATGTTTCCTATCAGGAGGCAAAACTCTTCGATGTGCCTGCCGACATGAAAGGCGTAATGGCTCAGAAGAAGGATGCGCCCGACCATGTGGCGCAAAGAAAACTGTGTGAGAATTTCGCACAGTTTAAGCCGCTCTTCGAACAGGTGCATCAGGATTTGAAGACCGGTAAGCGACAGTTGCAGAGAATCTCGAAGACGACGAGCTTATTGGCTGGACGCTATTATCTTGTAGATGGTCAGATGGTTTTGTTATATGAGATTATTGAGAAGAAAAAGGGTACTAATGGTTTGCCCGATGGCAGAACCCGTTGTATCTATGAAAATGGTACGGAGTCGGATATCTATCTCCAGACACTTCGCAAGAGTGTGGTGGCAAGTGGTTATGCCATCACCGAAACTCTGGAGGAGACGGATGCTCATTTCTTCAATCCTGAGGATGTGAAGCAGGAAGACCAGGTGACGGGTTATATCTACGTGCTTCGTTCGAAATCAGAGAATCCGGAAATTCGTAACATCAAGAATCTCTATAAAATAGGTTTCTCTACGAATCGGGTGGAGGAGCGTGTGGCAAATGCCGAGCATGAGCCTACTTATCTGATGGCACCTGTAGAGATAGTAAGCACTTACAAGATAGTGAACATGCACTCTCAGAAGTTTGAGGACCTGGTGCATCAGGTGTTGCAGACGGTGAACTTCCGTTTTAAGGTGGCTGATGATAAGGGAGAGATGCATGAGGCTACGGAATGGTATCAGGTTCCGCTGGAAATCATCGACAGTATCATTCAGAAAATCATGAATGGCACTATCATCTACTTTGCCTACAATAAGGAACAGCAATGTCTGGAGCAGCGGATAGAGAAAAAGCCATCGCAGTTAAATCTGTCGGGCTTGAAGGTTTTGACGCTGATTATCGAGAAACAGTATTTCGAGGAGATTGTATCTGGTGTGAAGACCGAGGAGTACCGTTCGCTGAAGCAGACCACGCTTAACAAATATACTTATATTGATGAGGCTGATGGCAAGCGTTATCTCCGTCGTTTCGATGCGATAAGGTTTTATGTGGGTTATCATTCGGATAGGGATAGTGCCGTGGTTCAGGTATTGGACACCACCTATGAGGATGGCTTGGTAACTTATCATCTCGGAAAGGTATTGGAGGTGATAAGGGGAAAGGAAAATAAATAAAATAGTTGAAAACCAATAGTTTAAGGTCACAAATTGTGACCTTAAACGCTATTTCTATGTGTTCTAATATAGAGTGTTATACGAAGCTTTTGCCCTTACAGGGCGCATTGCTGACTGCGAGTGTACCCAGGGCGATGCCCTGGGCTAGGAGCTTTTGGGCTTTCAGCCCGTTCTTGAACCACCTGCAATGTCCTATATGTTAGACCTTTCGAGTATTGTGCGCATAGCACGATAGCGAGAATAATTTTGGTATTGCTTTTATTGGATAAGCCATAATCCTTCTGCCTTTAATTCTTCTATAAATTCTTCAAAATCTGTAGTCTTGCCTGTCCTTTCGTATTCCCCTTCAATGGCTTCAATCCTAGCCACGGCTTCTTCTTCATTAGCCGGATGCCAGCCAATTGGATATCTTTTCTCCTTCATAAGCTTTTTCCTTTATAGTTTTCTTTTGAATTGTCTAATCAGATATCTAGGACTTCTTCTCATATCCCATAAATCTACGAAAATGACGAGGTCGTTGGCTTCGTCGTAGCGATAGATAATCTTCCAATTCTCCTTGATAATTGCACTATGGTAAGGACGGTGGAATCGCTTAAGCATAGGCTCTCTGGGTGAAGAAAGAGGATGTTTGCTAAGTCTGTTTATTATTGCTTGCAAGCTTTCGTCAAATCTTTGAACGCAAAGTCGACCAAAGTTTTGATAACTATAGTCGGTTGTTTCTTTATAAATTTGAAGAAAGCTATTGCGTAGTGTTACTTTAGCCATGTTCGTTCTTCGTTTAGTTTATTGAAAAACTCTTCTACACTATAGCTAATGCCTGTCCTTTCATACTCCGCCTCAATAGCTTCAATCCTAGCCACGGCTTCTTCTTCATTAGCCGGATGCCAGCCAATAGGAATCTTATTCCAGTCAATAACTTCTTCTGCACATTCATCCTCGGGAAGTGCTATGGCGGCATTTCCGTGATAGGCTGGTGCAGGCTCTGCTGCGAAAGCTGCATCTTTCTGCTCTTCTGGCAATGTATATCTTTTCTCTTTCATAAGCTTGCGTATTTTATCTGCTGCAAAAATACGATTATTATCTGAATCATGCAAGAAAAATGGGAGAAATGTTTTATAAAGTATCTTATAATCAAGGTTTTTGTTCTTTGTAGGGCTTTGGGGTGGTTCTGAAAAAAAGTCACAATACCTAGCTGATAGAGCTGGGTATTGTGACTTTGCTTTTTGCTATATGTGTTTATTCGAAAATAATCACTAAATCTTAGTGGTGTTTCAAATCACACGCTGCCTGCTCATAGTCGATGAGATGATCGATGGTAGGGTGGTCGCCGCAGATTTCGCAGGATGCACGCTTCTTTACCTTGATGGTGCGGAAGTTCATCGTCTTGGCATCGAAGGTGAGCAATCGGTCGGTGAGCAGTTCGCCCACACCGAGGAAGTACTTCAACGCCTCGGCAGCCTGGATGGTTCCGAGCATACCAGCGATGGCACCAAGGACTCCTGCCTGGCTAGAGGTAGGAACAGTGCCTGCTGGAGGTGGTTCCTTGAAGAAGCAACGGTAACATGCCGTGCCTGGCAAGTGGGTAAAGGTCTGTCCCTGGAATCTCAGGATGCCGCCATGCGAGAATGCCTTGCCCAGTCGCACACAGGCGTCATTGATGAGGAACTTCACCGGGAAGTTGTCGGTGCAATCAATGACGAAATCCCATGGCTTGATGATTTCCTCGGCATTGTCTGAGGCGAGGAAGGTATGGTAGGTTGTTACCTCCACATCAGGATTGATGGCAATCATCTTCTCCTTGGCGCTTTCCACCTTAGGGGTGTTCAAGTCCTTGGTCTGGTGGATGACCTGTCGTTGCAGGTTGCTGAGGTCAACCACATCGGCATCCACGATACCGATATGTCCCACGCCAGCCGCAGCGAGGTAGAGGGCAACTGGGGAACCCAAGCCTCCGGCACCAATGATGAGCACCTTGGCATTGAGGAGCTTTTCCTGTCCCTCGAGGCCTACATCCTGAAGGAGGATGTGGCGGCTGTATCTTTCTATCTGTTCTTCTGTTAAATCTATCATTTTATAGTACTTTATGTCTTTTTTCTTTAGTAAAAAATTACTTTGTATAGCAGTTTATGCTCATACAGCAGTATAGAAAAAGGTCGCAAACAATTAACAGCTTGCGACCTTTGATATTCTTTATAAGAACCCGAATTATAATCCCGAATCTGGAAGTATAATTCTCTAATTCTCAAATTCTTGATTTACTCGATTACTACGAGTGCATCCTCTTCGAGCACAGCCTGACCAGGCTTAACGCAGATAGCAGTAACCTTACCATCCTTCTCAGCCTCGATGTTGTTCTGCATCTTCATAGCCTCGAGAACGACAACAGTATCACCTGCCTTCACCTCCTGACCAACAGCTACCTCGATGCTGGTGATAGTACCAGGGAGAGGAGCCTTTACAGCATTGGCTGTATTTACGTTGGCAGCTGGAGTAGCCTCAGCATCATCAGATGAAGCAGCTGGCTGACCAAGCACAACCTTCTTCTTCTCTGGCTCAGCCTCCTGTTCCATCTCAACCTTGTAAGCTTCGCCATTCACGTTCACGCTTGCGATGTTACCCTCAACAGCGTCAATCTGAACCTTGTATTCTTTTCCGTCAATTGTATATTTAAACTCTTTCATTTCTATATCTTTATGGTTTAGCTGTTAAACTCAAGAACTTGGCGTTCCACATCGTCAGACGTGGCTTGATAGTGATGATGCCAGGCTCCTTGTCGTGTACGTTATTGCCCTGGTACTCATAAAGAGCCATGGCAATCGCAGCATAAATATTCTTATCCATTTATTCTAATGTTTAATTGTATCATTACATTGGCATACAGCCATGCTTCTTAGCTGGCAAGCTCTGACGCTTGGTAGCGAGCTGAGCCAAACCACGGCAGATGCGGAAACGGGTGTTACGTGGCTCGATGACGTCATCGATGTAACCATACTGAGCTGCCTGATATGGATTAGCGAACTTGTCAGTATACTCCTGCTCCTTCTCAGCCAGGAATGCCTTTACATCCTCGCCAGCTTCCTTCTTAGCCTTAGCTTCCTTACCACAGAGAACGGCAACGGCACCGCTGGCACCCATTACAGCAATCTCTGAAGATGGCCAAGCGAAGTTCAAGTCGGCACGCAACTGCTTGCAACCCATCACGATGTGGCTACCACCATAGCTCTTACGCAATGTGATAGTAATCTTTGGCACGGTAGCCTCGCCGTAAGCGTAGAGCAACTGTGCACCGTGGAGGATGACAGCGTTGTACTCCTGACCTGTACCTGGCAAGAATCCTGGTACGTCAACCAGAGATACGATAGGAATATTGAAGGCATCGCAGAAACGGACGAAGCGGGCTGCCTTGCGGCTAGCGTTTACATCGAGTACACCTGCGTAAGCTGCTGGCTGGTTGGCTACGATACCAACGCTCTGACCATTGAAGCGGGCGAAACCTGTGATGATGTTCTTGGCGAACTTAGGCTGAATCTCGAAGAACTCTCCGTTATCGGTTACAGCACCAATCACCTTATACATATCGTATGCCTGGTTTGGATCGTCTGGGATAATCTCGTTCAGAGTATCGTCCATGCGGTCGATTGGGTCTGTGCACTCTACGCGTGGAGCCTCTTCTGTATTGTTGCTAGGGATGTAAGAGAGCAGGCTCTTGATCATCTCGATAGCCTCTTCCTCAGTTTTAGCAGCGAAGTGGGTTACACCACTCTTGGTTGCGTGAACAGATGCACCACCGAGGTGCTCTGCATCGATGTCCTCACCAGTTACGGTCTTGACAACCTTAGGACCAGTCAGGAACATGTAAGAAGTCTGCTCCTTCATGATGATGAAGTCGGTCAAACCTGGAGAGTAAACGGCACCACCGGCGCAAGGGCCCATGATAGCAGAAATCTGTGGGATAACACCAGAAGCGAGGATGTTGCGCTCGAAAATCTCACCATAACCAGCGAGGGCGCAGATACCTTCCTGAATACGAGCACCACCAGAGTCGTTCATGCAGATAACAGGTGCACCCATAGTCATAGCCATATCCATTACCTTGCAGATCTTCTGTGCCATAGTCTCAGAGAGTGAACCACCATTTACGGTGAAGTCCTGAGCATATACGTAAACCAGACGGCCAGCTATAGTAGCGCTACCAGCTACAACACCATCACCGAGGTACTGCTTCTTCTCCATGCCAAAGTTAGTGCAACGGTGCAACTTGAACATATCATACTCCTCGAAACTGCCGGCATCTACCAACATTTCGATACGCTCACGAGCGGTATATTTGCCACGTGCATGCTGCTTCTCGATGGCCTTCTCGCCACCGCCAAGACGAGCCTGTTCGCGCTTAGCGATCAGCTCCTTAATCTTTTCTACTTGTTTGCTCATAATTGATTATTATGTATTATTTCTTTATTCTTTATAGAATGGTTTTCTGAATCCATGGGATGAACGGACGAACCGTCATCGCATAATTCGGGCGCAAAGATACGAAAAAAACCGCAGATAGCGAACTATCTACGGTTAAATATTTAGAATAATGTGAAAAATCACTATTATTTGGTCCTAAAATT
This Segatella copri DSM 18205 DNA region includes the following protein-coding sequences:
- a CDS encoding GIY-YIG nuclease family protein yields the protein MDIDKELEDIFSDPLMDVSYQEAKLFDVPADMKGVMAQKKDAPDHVAQRKLCENFAQFKPLFEQVHQDLKTGKRQLQRISKTTSLLAGRYYLVDGQMVLLYEIIEKKKGTNGLPDGRTRCIYENGTESDIYLQTLRKSVVASGYAITETLEETDAHFFNPEDVKQEDQVTGYIYVLRSKSENPEIRNIKNLYKIGFSTNRVEERVANAEHEPTYLMAPVEIVSTYKIVNMHSQKFEDLVHQVLQTVNFRFKVADDKGEMHEATEWYQVPLEIIDSIIQKIMNGTIIYFAYNKEQQCLEQRIEKKPSQLNLSGLKVLTLIIEKQYFEEIVSGVKTEEYRSLKQTTLNKYTYIDEADGKRYLRRFDAIRFYVGYHSDRDSAVVQVLDTTYEDGLVTYHLGKVLEVIRGKENK
- a CDS encoding type II toxin-antitoxin system RelE/ParE family toxin, which codes for MAKVTLRNSFLQIYKETTDYSYQNFGRLCVQRFDESLQAIINRLSKHPLSSPREPMLKRFHRPYHSAIIKENWKIIYRYDEANDLVIFVDLWDMRRSPRYLIRQFKRKL
- a CDS encoding HesA/MoeB/ThiF family protein, which codes for MIDLTEEQIERYSRHILLQDVGLEGQEKLLNAKVLIIGAGGLGSPVALYLAAAGVGHIGIVDADVVDLSNLQRQVIHQTKDLNTPKVESAKEKMIAINPDVEVTTYHTFLASDNAEEIIKPWDFVIDCTDNFPVKFLINDACVRLGKAFSHGGILRFQGQTFTHLPGTACYRCFFKEPPPAGTVPTSSQAGVLGAIAGMLGTIQAAEALKYFLGVGELLTDRLLTFDAKTMNFRTIKVKKRASCEICGDHPTIDHLIDYEQAACDLKHH
- a CDS encoding biotin/lipoyl-containing protein; this encodes MKEFKYTIDGKEYKVQIDAVEGNIASVNVNGEAYKVEMEQEAEPEKKKVVLGQPAASSDDAEATPAANVNTANAVKAPLPGTITSIEVAVGQEVKAGDTVVVLEAMKMQNNIEAEKDGKVTAICVKPGQAVLEEDALVVIE
- a CDS encoding acyl-CoA carboxylase subunit beta — protein: MSKQVEKIKELIAKREQARLGGGEKAIEKQHARGKYTARERIEMLVDAGSFEEYDMFKLHRCTNFGMEKKQYLGDGVVAGSATIAGRLVYVYAQDFTVNGGSLSETMAQKICKVMDMAMTMGAPVICMNDSGGARIQEGICALAGYGEIFERNILASGVIPQISAIMGPCAGGAVYSPGLTDFIIMKEQTSYMFLTGPKVVKTVTGEDIDAEHLGGASVHATKSGVTHFAAKTEEEAIEMIKSLLSYIPSNNTEEAPRVECTDPIDRMDDTLNEIIPDDPNQAYDMYKVIGAVTDNGEFFEIQPKFAKNIITGFARFNGQSVGIVANQPAAYAGVLDVNASRKAARFVRFCDAFNIPIVSLVDVPGFLPGTGQEYNAVILHGAQLLYAYGEATVPKITITLRKSYGGSHIVMGCKQLRADLNFAWPSSEIAVMGASGAVAVLCGKEAKAKKEAGEDVKAFLAEKEQEYTDKFANPYQAAQYGYIDDVIEPRNTRFRICRGLAQLATKRQSLPAKKHGCMPM